Proteins encoded within one genomic window of Sebastes fasciatus isolate fSebFas1 chromosome 18, fSebFas1.pri, whole genome shotgun sequence:
- the hmgn3 gene encoding high mobility group nucleosome-binding domain-containing protein 3 isoform X3 → MPKRKSPEGPEGKEASKVTKQEPTRRSERLSAKPAPPKPEAKPKKAIVKKVVDDKGAKAKKGGAKGKKDDGPAQNGETKINEVTEAAEEATEEKA, encoded by the exons ATGCCGAAGAGAAAG TCTCCAGAGGGTCCCGAGGGCAAGGAGGCCTCCAAAGTCACAAAGCAAGAG CCCACCAGAAGGTCAGAGAGATTGTCAGCG AAACCTGCTCCACCCAAGCCTGAGGCCAAGCCCAAGAAGGCCATCGTCAAg AAGGTGGTCGATGATAAGGGGGCGAAGGCAAAGAAAGGCGGCGCTAAGGGTAAGAAGGACGACGGCCCGGCCCAGAACGGAGAGACCAAGATCAATGAG GTAACTGAAGCAGCGGAGGAGGCGACCGAGGAGAAGGCGTAA
- the hmgn3 gene encoding high mobility group nucleosome-binding domain-containing protein 3 isoform X2: MPKRKSPEGPEGKEASKVTKQEKPAPPKPEAKPKKAIVKKVVDDKGAKAKKGGAKGKKDDGPAQNGETKINEIYVSRPSVSVSSIRSTAPSLMSVRGQSETVRVKGN; this comes from the exons ATGCCGAAGAGAAAG TCTCCAGAGGGTCCCGAGGGCAAGGAGGCCTCCAAAGTCACAAAGCAAGAG AAACCTGCTCCACCCAAGCCTGAGGCCAAGCCCAAGAAGGCCATCGTCAAg AAGGTGGTCGATGATAAGGGGGCGAAGGCAAAGAAAGGCGGCGCTAAGGGTAAGAAGGACGACGGCCCGGCCCAGAACGGAGAGACCAAGATCAATGAG atctacgTGTCTCGTccgtctgtcagtgtgtcttcCATCAGAAGCACGGCTCCCTCCTTGATGTCAGTGAGAGGGCAGAGTGAGACAGTCAGAGTTAAGG GTAACTGA
- the hmgn3 gene encoding high mobility group nucleosome-binding domain-containing protein 3 isoform X1 produces MPKRKSPEGPEGKEASKVTKQEPTRRSERLSAKPAPPKPEAKPKKAIVKKVVDDKGAKAKKGGAKGKKDDGPAQNGETKINEIYVSRPSVSVSSIRSTAPSLMSVRGQSETVRVKGN; encoded by the exons ATGCCGAAGAGAAAG TCTCCAGAGGGTCCCGAGGGCAAGGAGGCCTCCAAAGTCACAAAGCAAGAG CCCACCAGAAGGTCAGAGAGATTGTCAGCG AAACCTGCTCCACCCAAGCCTGAGGCCAAGCCCAAGAAGGCCATCGTCAAg AAGGTGGTCGATGATAAGGGGGCGAAGGCAAAGAAAGGCGGCGCTAAGGGTAAGAAGGACGACGGCCCGGCCCAGAACGGAGAGACCAAGATCAATGAG atctacgTGTCTCGTccgtctgtcagtgtgtcttcCATCAGAAGCACGGCTCCCTCCTTGATGTCAGTGAGAGGGCAGAGTGAGACAGTCAGAGTTAAGG GTAACTGA
- the enpp5 gene encoding ectonucleotide pyrophosphatase/phosphodiesterase family member 5 isoform X1 → MFFCLSPSPLFQCPGQCYCTGLLYTHASLHTTDSDIGCPITHHTMLGCLLRGGCSPLVCLWALLLLPLVSLHRLNQHGRRSHGVRERPKLLLLSFDGFRWDYIDRVPTPNFRELIDNGVMVEHVENAYITKTFPNHYSLVTGLYAETHGIVANEMYDPVLNRSFSMETNSIYESRWWEEAVPLWVTIQKAGGRSGAAMWPGSDVKIHGMFPNQYLPYNASVSFETRVKSIIEWFTLPKEAAVDFGVLYWEEPDESGHALGPENPEMDKVIATIDEMLGLLMNELKKAGLYEKVNLIVTSDHGMTQLFPDKIIELDEYVSRDLYTWVDKSPVVAILPKEGKLDEVHSKLAKANPNMVVYKKEEIPEHFHYRHNIRIMPIIIESMEGWTIMQNRTSGPFMLGNHGYNNTLRSMQPVFVAQGPAFRQNYIKTSMRSVDLYPLMCHILSIRPLPNNGSLLNVQDLLSHEPITPISTVPPRVNGYSYAPVVGSFLGVVMVLGFLVVYIKQVTLKQLPSLKHRSREMSQPLLQEDLHL, encoded by the exons atgttcttctgtctgtctccatctcccctgtttcagtgcccgggacagtGCTACTGTACTggactactgtacacacacgcatcTCTACACACAACAGACAGCGATATTG gttGTCCCATCACACACCACACTATGCTGGGCTGCTTGTTGCGAGGAGGCTGCAGTCCTCTGGTCTGCCTGTGGGCCCTGCTGTTGCTACCTCTGGTCTCCCTCCATCGCTTGAACCAACACGGGCGCCGGAGCCACGGCGTGAGGGAGCGGCCCAAGCTGCTGCTCTTGTCCTTCGACGGCTTCCGATGGGATTACATCGACCGGGTCCCGACGCCCAACTTCCGCGAACTCATCGATAACGGTGTGATGGTGGAGCACGTGGAGAACGCTTACATCACCAAAACCTTCCCCAACCACTACAGCTTGGTGACGGGGCTGTACGCCGAGACGCACGGCATCGTGGCCAACGAAATGTACGACCCCGTTCTGAACCGCTCTTTCTCTATGGAGACGAACAGTATTTACGAGTCCCGATGGTGGGAGGAGGCGGTGCCTCTCTGGGTGACCATCCAGAAAGCTGGAGGGCGGAGCGGGGCTGCAATGTGGCCGGGGTCTGACGTAAAGATCCACGGCATGTTCCCCAATCAGTACCTCCCGTACAATGCCTCAGTCTCCTTTGAAACCAGAGTGAAGTCGATTATTGAATGGTTCACTCTGCCCAAAGAAGCAGCGGTGGATTTTGGAGTTCTGTACTGGGAGGAGCCGGATGAGAGCGGGCACGCTCTGGGACCTGAGAACCCAGAAATGGACAAGGTCATCGCCACGATCGATGAGATGCTCGGCTTACTCATGAATGAGCTAAAGAAGGCGGGGCTGTACGAGAAAGTGAACCTGATAGTGACCAGTGACCACGGGATGACGCAGCTTTTCCCTGATAAGATCATAGAGCTGGACGAGTATGTGAGCAGAGACCTGTACACCTGGGTGGACAAGAGTCCAGTGGTGGCAATACTGCCCAAAGAAG GGAAGCTCGACGAGGTGCACAGTAAACTGGCGAAGGCAAACCCGAACATGGTGGTGTACAAGAAGGAAGAGATTCCCGAGCACTTCCACTATCGACACAACATCAGGATCATGCCCATTATCATAGAGTCCATGGAGGGCTGGACCATCATGCAGAACAGGACCTCCGGGCCCTTCATGC TTGGAAACCATGGCTATAACAACACCTTACGCAGCATGCAGCCTGTGTTCGTGGCCCAGGGGCCGGCTTTTCGGCAGAATTACATCAAGACCTCCATGCGCTCCGTTGACCTTTACCCTCTAATGTGCCACATCCTGTCCATCCGCCCCCTGCCAAACAACGGCTCCCTCTTAAACGTTCAGGACCTGCTGTCCCATGAGCCGATTACACCCATATCCACCGTCCCTCCCAGGGTCAACGGGTACTCCTACGCCCCCGTCGTGGGTTCTTTCCTCGGCGTGGTGATGGTGCTGGGCTTTCTGGTGGTCTACATCAAACAAGTGACGCTCAAACAGCTGCCCTCATTAAAACACAGAAGCAGGGAGATGTCGCAGCCTTTACTGCAAGAGGACTTGCACCTGTAG
- the enpp5 gene encoding ectonucleotide pyrophosphatase/phosphodiesterase family member 5 isoform X2 produces the protein MLGCLLRGGCSPLVCLWALLLLPLVSLHRLNQHGRRSHGVRERPKLLLLSFDGFRWDYIDRVPTPNFRELIDNGVMVEHVENAYITKTFPNHYSLVTGLYAETHGIVANEMYDPVLNRSFSMETNSIYESRWWEEAVPLWVTIQKAGGRSGAAMWPGSDVKIHGMFPNQYLPYNASVSFETRVKSIIEWFTLPKEAAVDFGVLYWEEPDESGHALGPENPEMDKVIATIDEMLGLLMNELKKAGLYEKVNLIVTSDHGMTQLFPDKIIELDEYVSRDLYTWVDKSPVVAILPKEGKLDEVHSKLAKANPNMVVYKKEEIPEHFHYRHNIRIMPIIIESMEGWTIMQNRTSGPFMLGNHGYNNTLRSMQPVFVAQGPAFRQNYIKTSMRSVDLYPLMCHILSIRPLPNNGSLLNVQDLLSHEPITPISTVPPRVNGYSYAPVVGSFLGVVMVLGFLVVYIKQVTLKQLPSLKHRSREMSQPLLQEDLHL, from the exons ATGCTGGGCTGCTTGTTGCGAGGAGGCTGCAGTCCTCTGGTCTGCCTGTGGGCCCTGCTGTTGCTACCTCTGGTCTCCCTCCATCGCTTGAACCAACACGGGCGCCGGAGCCACGGCGTGAGGGAGCGGCCCAAGCTGCTGCTCTTGTCCTTCGACGGCTTCCGATGGGATTACATCGACCGGGTCCCGACGCCCAACTTCCGCGAACTCATCGATAACGGTGTGATGGTGGAGCACGTGGAGAACGCTTACATCACCAAAACCTTCCCCAACCACTACAGCTTGGTGACGGGGCTGTACGCCGAGACGCACGGCATCGTGGCCAACGAAATGTACGACCCCGTTCTGAACCGCTCTTTCTCTATGGAGACGAACAGTATTTACGAGTCCCGATGGTGGGAGGAGGCGGTGCCTCTCTGGGTGACCATCCAGAAAGCTGGAGGGCGGAGCGGGGCTGCAATGTGGCCGGGGTCTGACGTAAAGATCCACGGCATGTTCCCCAATCAGTACCTCCCGTACAATGCCTCAGTCTCCTTTGAAACCAGAGTGAAGTCGATTATTGAATGGTTCACTCTGCCCAAAGAAGCAGCGGTGGATTTTGGAGTTCTGTACTGGGAGGAGCCGGATGAGAGCGGGCACGCTCTGGGACCTGAGAACCCAGAAATGGACAAGGTCATCGCCACGATCGATGAGATGCTCGGCTTACTCATGAATGAGCTAAAGAAGGCGGGGCTGTACGAGAAAGTGAACCTGATAGTGACCAGTGACCACGGGATGACGCAGCTTTTCCCTGATAAGATCATAGAGCTGGACGAGTATGTGAGCAGAGACCTGTACACCTGGGTGGACAAGAGTCCAGTGGTGGCAATACTGCCCAAAGAAG GGAAGCTCGACGAGGTGCACAGTAAACTGGCGAAGGCAAACCCGAACATGGTGGTGTACAAGAAGGAAGAGATTCCCGAGCACTTCCACTATCGACACAACATCAGGATCATGCCCATTATCATAGAGTCCATGGAGGGCTGGACCATCATGCAGAACAGGACCTCCGGGCCCTTCATGC TTGGAAACCATGGCTATAACAACACCTTACGCAGCATGCAGCCTGTGTTCGTGGCCCAGGGGCCGGCTTTTCGGCAGAATTACATCAAGACCTCCATGCGCTCCGTTGACCTTTACCCTCTAATGTGCCACATCCTGTCCATCCGCCCCCTGCCAAACAACGGCTCCCTCTTAAACGTTCAGGACCTGCTGTCCCATGAGCCGATTACACCCATATCCACCGTCCCTCCCAGGGTCAACGGGTACTCCTACGCCCCCGTCGTGGGTTCTTTCCTCGGCGTGGTGATGGTGCTGGGCTTTCTGGTGGTCTACATCAAACAAGTGACGCTCAAACAGCTGCCCTCATTAAAACACAGAAGCAGGGAGATGTCGCAGCCTTTACTGCAAGAGGACTTGCACCTGTAG